The proteins below come from a single Mycolicibacterium sp. TY81 genomic window:
- a CDS encoding DNA-directed RNA polymerase subunit alpha: MLISQRPTLSEDVLADNRSRFTIEPLEPGFGYTLGNSLRRTLLSSIPGAAVTSIRIDGVLHEFTTVPGVKEDVTDIILNLKGLVVSSEEDEPVTMYLRKQGPGAVTAGDIVPPAGVTVHNPDMHIATLNDKGKLEVELVVERGRGYVPAVQNKASGAEIGRIPVDSIYSPVLKVTYKVEATRVEQRTDFDKLILDVETKNSIAPRDALASAGKTLVELFGLARELNVEAEGIEIGPSPAEADHIASFALPIDDLELTVRSYNCLKREGVHTVGELVSRTESDLLDIRNFGQKSIDEVKIKLHQLGLSLKDSPATFDPSQVAGYDVATGTWNSDASYDLDADQDYAETEQL; encoded by the coding sequence ATGCTGATCTCTCAGCGACCCACCCTGTCCGAGGACGTGCTGGCCGACAACCGGTCGCGGTTCACCATCGAGCCGCTGGAGCCGGGCTTCGGCTACACCCTGGGTAACTCGCTGCGGCGCACGCTGCTGTCGTCCATCCCGGGCGCGGCGGTCACCAGCATCCGCATCGACGGTGTCCTGCACGAGTTCACCACCGTCCCCGGGGTCAAGGAAGACGTCACCGACATCATCCTGAACCTCAAGGGCCTGGTCGTCTCCTCGGAAGAAGACGAGCCGGTCACCATGTACCTGCGCAAGCAGGGCCCGGGTGCCGTCACCGCCGGTGACATCGTGCCCCCGGCCGGCGTCACGGTCCACAACCCGGACATGCACATCGCCACCCTGAACGACAAGGGCAAGCTGGAGGTCGAGCTCGTCGTCGAGCGCGGCCGCGGTTACGTCCCGGCCGTGCAGAACAAGGCTTCGGGTGCCGAGATCGGCCGTATCCCGGTCGACTCGATCTACTCGCCGGTGCTGAAGGTCACCTACAAGGTGGAGGCCACCCGCGTCGAGCAGCGCACCGACTTCGACAAGCTGATCCTGGATGTCGAGACCAAGAACTCGATCGCCCCGCGTGACGCACTGGCTTCGGCCGGTAAGACGCTGGTCGAGCTGTTCGGTCTGGCCCGTGAGCTCAATGTCGAGGCCGAAGGCATCGAGATCGGCCCGTCGCCGGCCGAGGCAGACCACATCGCCTCGTTCGCGCTGCCGATCGACGACCTGGAGCTGACCGTGCGGTCGTACAACTGCCTCAAGCGCGAGGGTGTGCACACCGTCGGCGAGCTGGTCTCGCGTACCGAGTCGGACCTGCTGGACATCCGTAACTTCGGCCAGAAGTCCATCGACGAGGTCAAGATCAAGCTGCACCAGCTGGGTCTGTCGCTCAAGGACAGCCCCGCCACGTTCGACCCGTCGCAGGTCGCCGGCTACGACGTGGCCACCGGCACCTGGAACAGCGATGCCAGCTATGACCTGGACGCCGACCAGGACTACGCCGAAACCGAACAGCTCTAA
- the rpsM gene encoding 30S ribosomal protein S13: MARLMGVDLPRDKRMEIALTYIYGIGRTRSQEILAATGIDRDLRTKDLTDDQVTQLRDYIEGNLKVEGDLRREVQADIRRKIEIGCYQGLRHRRGLPVRGQRTKTNARTRKGPKRTIAGKKKAR, encoded by the coding sequence ATGGCACGCCTCATGGGCGTTGATCTCCCGCGCGACAAGCGCATGGAGATCGCGCTGACCTACATCTACGGCATCGGCCGTACCCGCAGCCAGGAAATCCTGGCCGCCACCGGCATCGACCGGGACCTGCGCACCAAGGACCTCACCGACGACCAGGTGACCCAGCTGCGCGACTACATCGAAGGCAACCTCAAGGTCGAGGGTGACCTGCGCCGCGAGGTGCAGGCCGACATCCGTCGCAAGATCGAGATCGGTTGCTACCAGGGCCTGCGCCACCGTCGTGGCCTGCCCGTGCGTGGCCAGCGCACCAAGACCAACGCGCGTACCCGCAAGGGTCCGAAGCGCACCATCGCCGGCAAGAAGAAGGCCAGGTAA
- a CDS encoding cutinase family protein encodes MTPRSVMTSVRSAVALAGAAASVATGLVAATAVTPAAVIGVAAADPCPQAEVIFARGRNERPGVGRVGGAFVDALRAKTPLNVGVYAVNYPANVEIAQGANDISSRIQDMAARCPDTRLIIGGYSLGAASAAVALSSDGKGFGFNRPLPPGMDTHIAAVALFGNVTHRMGGSNIGPAYLDRTIDQCNGADPVCMAGLPQTITQLQGDWQNHLQDGYIGSGMVDQAADFVAARLAPPPPPAP; translated from the coding sequence ATGACCCCCCGCTCCGTCATGACGTCCGTCCGGTCTGCCGTCGCCCTGGCCGGCGCGGCAGCGTCGGTTGCCACCGGCCTGGTGGCCGCGACGGCCGTAACCCCTGCAGCTGTCATCGGCGTCGCAGCGGCGGACCCGTGCCCGCAGGCGGAGGTGATCTTCGCGCGCGGCCGCAACGAGCGACCGGGCGTCGGCCGGGTGGGAGGCGCATTCGTCGATGCGCTGCGCGCCAAGACACCGCTGAACGTCGGGGTCTACGCGGTGAACTACCCCGCCAACGTCGAAATCGCCCAGGGCGCCAACGACATCAGCTCGCGCATTCAGGACATGGCCGCACGATGCCCCGACACCCGGTTGATCATCGGCGGTTACTCGCTGGGTGCCGCTTCGGCGGCCGTGGCATTGTCCTCCGACGGCAAGGGATTCGGGTTCAACCGGCCGCTGCCGCCCGGCATGGACACCCACATCGCGGCCGTCGCACTGTTCGGCAACGTCACCCACCGCATGGGTGGCTCCAACATCGGCCCGGCCTATCTCGATCGCACCATCGACCAGTGCAACGGCGCCGATCCCGTGTGCATGGCCGGACTTCCGCAAACCATCACCCAGCTGCAGGGCGACTGGCAGAACCACCTGCAGGACGGCTACATCGGGTCCGGCATGGTCGATCAGGCCGCCGACTTCGTCGCCGCCCGCCTGGCCCCGCCCCCACCGCCGGCCCCGTGA
- a CDS encoding cutinase family protein, translating to MARVTLLSTSVRVAAIAAAVISGTALLPSAPAQADACPNIEVIFARGTHDDPGMGRVGSVLVDALQPLVGNRTVTGYAVEYPASYDFLTAQDGATDAQNRIATMAQQCPSTKIVLGGYSQGAAVVDMLAGVPPLGDRIGDVGSAPPLPTELANRVAAAAVFGNPSAKFSHPLDSIGLFSNRSVDLCLWGDPICSRGRSPFAHSRYESSEYIGQAAQFIASRV from the coding sequence ATGGCCCGCGTGACCTTGCTCAGCACGTCGGTCCGAGTGGCCGCAATCGCCGCCGCCGTCATCTCCGGAACCGCACTGCTGCCGTCGGCGCCCGCCCAGGCAGACGCCTGCCCGAACATCGAGGTGATCTTCGCCCGCGGCACGCACGACGACCCCGGCATGGGCCGCGTGGGCTCGGTACTGGTCGACGCGCTGCAGCCTCTGGTCGGCAACCGCACCGTCACCGGCTACGCCGTCGAGTACCCGGCGTCCTATGACTTCCTCACCGCGCAGGACGGCGCGACGGACGCGCAGAACCGCATCGCGACCATGGCGCAGCAGTGCCCCAGCACCAAGATCGTGCTCGGTGGCTACTCGCAGGGCGCCGCGGTGGTCGACATGCTGGCCGGCGTTCCGCCGCTCGGTGACCGGATCGGCGATGTCGGCTCGGCACCTCCGCTGCCCACCGAACTCGCGAACCGGGTCGCGGCTGCCGCCGTATTCGGTAACCCGTCGGCCAAGTTCAGCCATCCGCTGGACTCCATCGGCCTGTTCTCGAACCGCTCGGTGGACCTGTGCCTGTGGGGCGACCCGATCTGCTCGCGTGGCCGAAGCCCGTTCGCGCACTCGCGCTATGAGTCGTCCGAGTACATCGGGCAGGCCGCGCAGTTCATCGCATCCCGCGTCTGA
- the rpsD gene encoding 30S ribosomal protein S4, translating to MARYTGPATRKSRRLGVDLVGDDQSFEKRPYPPGQHGRARIKESEYRTQLQEKQKARFTYGVMEKQFRKYYEEANRKAGKTGENLLQILESRLDNVVYRAGLARTRRMARQLVSHGHFTVNGVKVNIPSYRVSQYDIIDIKPKSLNTLPFQIAREVAGERPVPSWLQVVGERQRILVHQLPERAQIVVPLTEQLIVEFYSK from the coding sequence ATGGCTCGTTATACCGGACCCGCCACCCGCAAGTCGCGCCGTCTCGGCGTCGACCTCGTCGGTGACGATCAGTCGTTCGAAAAGCGCCCCTACCCGCCCGGCCAGCACGGCCGCGCGCGGATCAAGGAGAGCGAATACCGCACCCAGCTGCAGGAGAAGCAGAAGGCTCGCTTCACCTACGGCGTCATGGAGAAGCAGTTCCGCAAGTACTACGAGGAAGCCAACCGCAAGGCTGGCAAGACCGGTGAGAACCTGCTGCAGATCCTCGAAAGCCGTCTGGACAACGTCGTGTACCGCGCCGGTCTGGCCCGTACCCGCCGCATGGCCCGTCAGCTGGTCAGCCACGGTCACTTCACCGTCAACGGTGTCAAGGTGAACATCCCGAGCTACCGGGTGTCGCAGTACGACATCATCGACATCAAGCCGAAGTCGCTGAACACCCTGCCGTTCCAGATCGCCCGTGAGGTCGCCGGCGAGCGTCCGGTGCCGTCGTGGCTGCAGGTTGTCGGCGAGCGTCAGCGCATCCTCGTGCACCAGCTGCCCGAGCGCGCCCAGATCGTCGTGCCGCTCACCGAGCAGCTGATCGTCGAGTTCTACTCGAAGTAA
- the truA gene encoding tRNA pseudouridine(38-40) synthase TruA, producing MRPSPNHAVNDVPAIESDGGHVRLRLDISYDGTEFAGWAPQVGQRTVAGVIEETLSTVFREPVRLVTAGRTDTGVHATGQVAHVDVPSAALRFVYPRTPRPGDPEFLPLVRRLARFLPADVRVRQIVRAAPGFDARFSALRRHYEYRLSLAPYGVEPQQARFITPWSRPLDLEAMTAASRELLGLQDFAAFCRFREGATTIRDLQRLDWQRSGDLVTAHVTADAFCWNMVRSLVGALLAVGEGRREPGWIAGLLAADSRSSEYAAAPARGLTLVSVDYPPDDQLASRIAVTRDLRTLD from the coding sequence ATGAGGCCAAGTCCTAATCACGCTGTGAACGACGTGCCCGCCATCGAATCCGATGGCGGGCACGTTCGTTTACGGCTGGATATCTCTTACGACGGCACCGAATTCGCCGGTTGGGCACCGCAGGTCGGGCAACGCACGGTTGCCGGTGTCATCGAAGAGACGTTGTCGACGGTGTTCCGTGAGCCGGTGCGCCTGGTCACCGCAGGGCGGACCGATACCGGCGTGCATGCCACCGGGCAGGTCGCGCATGTCGATGTGCCTTCTGCCGCACTGAGATTCGTCTATCCGCGCACACCCCGCCCCGGCGATCCGGAGTTCCTGCCGCTGGTGCGCCGGCTCGCGCGCTTCCTGCCTGCCGATGTGCGGGTCCGCCAGATCGTTCGGGCCGCACCGGGATTCGATGCCCGGTTCTCCGCGTTGCGGCGGCATTACGAGTACCGGTTGTCGTTGGCGCCGTACGGTGTCGAGCCGCAGCAGGCGCGCTTCATCACGCCGTGGTCGCGGCCTCTGGACCTGGAGGCGATGACGGCCGCATCGCGGGAGTTGTTGGGGCTGCAGGATTTTGCCGCGTTCTGCCGATTCCGGGAGGGTGCGACGACCATCCGGGATCTGCAGCGGCTCGACTGGCAGCGCTCGGGTGATCTGGTCACCGCCCACGTGACGGCCGATGCCTTCTGCTGGAACATGGTGCGGTCGCTGGTCGGCGCGCTGCTCGCCGTGGGGGAGGGCCGTCGCGAACCTGGTTGGATCGCAGGCCTTTTGGCGGCCGACAGTCGGTCGAGCGAGTACGCAGCCGCCCCGGCGCGGGGCCTGACCCTGGTGTCGGTGGATTACCCGCCCGACGATCAGCTGGCGTCGCGGATCGCCGTCACCCGGGATTTACGTACACTCGACTGA
- the rpsK gene encoding 30S ribosomal protein S11, which yields MAPTKKAGAASKRGKPTRRREKKNVPHGAAHIKSTFNNTIVSITDPQGNVIAWASSGHVGFKGSRKSTPFAAQLAAENAARKAQEHGVKKVDVFVKGPGSGRETAIRSLQAAGLEVGAISDVTPQPHNGCRPPKRRRV from the coding sequence ATGGCACCCACCAAGAAAGCCGGCGCTGCTTCCAAGCGCGGCAAGCCCACTCGTCGCCGGGAAAAGAAGAACGTCCCGCACGGCGCCGCTCACATCAAGAGCACGTTCAACAACACCATCGTCTCGATCACCGATCCCCAGGGCAACGTCATCGCCTGGGCCTCGTCGGGTCACGTCGGCTTCAAGGGTTCGCGCAAGAGCACCCCGTTCGCCGCGCAGCTCGCCGCCGAGAACGCTGCCCGCAAGGCGCAGGAGCACGGTGTCAAGAAGGTCGACGTTTTCGTGAAGGGTCCGGGTTCGGGCCGCGAGACCGCGATCCGTTCGCTGCAGGCTGCCGGCCTCGAGGTCGGCGCGATTTCCGACGTCACGCCGCAGCCGCACAACGGCTGCCGTCCGCCCAAGCGGCGCCGGGTCTAG
- the rplQ gene encoding 50S ribosomal protein L17: MPKPTKGARLGGSSSHQAAILANLATSLFEHGRIKTTDAKARALRPYAEKLITHAKKGALHNRREVMKKIRDKDVVHTLFAEIAPHFVDREGGYTRIIKVENRKGDNAPMAVIELVREKTVVSEADRARRAAAAQAKAAEAEAPAEEAAVEAPVAEVEAADEGIADAQTAEAEAEATEDEAKS; encoded by the coding sequence ATGCCCAAACCCACTAAGGGTGCTCGCCTCGGCGGGTCGTCGTCACACCAGGCCGCGATCCTGGCCAACCTGGCCACCTCGCTGTTCGAGCACGGCCGCATCAAGACCACTGATGCCAAGGCCCGGGCGTTGCGTCCGTACGCCGAGAAGCTCATCACCCACGCCAAGAAGGGCGCGCTGCACAACCGGCGCGAGGTGATGAAGAAGATCCGCGACAAGGACGTGGTGCACACCCTGTTCGCCGAGATCGCACCGCATTTCGTGGACCGCGAGGGCGGCTACACCCGCATCATCAAGGTCGAGAACCGCAAGGGCGACAACGCCCCCATGGCCGTGATCGAGCTGGTTCGGGAGAAGACCGTCGTCTCCGAGGCCGACCGCGCCCGTCGTGCGGCCGCCGCTCAGGCGAAGGCTGCCGAGGCCGAGGCTCCCGCTGAGGAAGCCGCCGTCGAGGCTCCGGTTGCCGAGGTCGAAGCTGCCGACGAGGGCATCGCCGACGCTCAGACCGCTGAGGCCGAGGCTGAGGCGACCGAGGATGAGGCCAAGTCCTAA
- the rpmJ gene encoding 50S ribosomal protein L36: MKVNPSVKPICDKCRVIRRHGRVMVICSDPRHKQRQG; the protein is encoded by the coding sequence GTGAAGGTGAACCCGAGCGTCAAGCCGATCTGCGACAAGTGCAGGGTGATCCGCCGCCACGGCCGGGTCATGGTGATCTGCTCTGACCCGCGGCACAAGCAGCGGCAGGGCTAA
- the infA gene encoding translation initiation factor IF-1, with translation MAKKDGAIEVEGRVIEPLPNAMFRIELENGHKVLAHISGKMRQHYIRILPEDRVVVELSPYDLSRGRIVYRYK, from the coding sequence ATGGCCAAGAAAGACGGCGCCATCGAGGTCGAGGGTCGCGTGATCGAGCCCCTGCCCAATGCGATGTTCCGCATTGAGCTGGAGAACGGTCACAAGGTGCTCGCCCACATCAGCGGCAAGATGCGGCAGCACTACATCCGCATCCTGCCGGAGGACCGTGTCGTAGTGGAGCTCTCTCCGTACGACCTGTCCCGTGGCCGCATCGTGTACCGCTACAAGTAA
- a CDS encoding FAD-dependent oxidoreductase — translation MTGPASPARNPVILTVDDDPAVSRAVARDLRKHYGERYRIVRAESGQDALVAINELQLRGDTVAMFIADYQMPEMNGIDFLELAMDVFPLARRVLLTAYADTHAAINAINLVDLDHYLLKPWDPPEEKLYPIIDGLLEAWHEVGDRAVPHTKVIGHRWNPRSWEVRQFLARNQHYYRAYASDEPKGKQLLTAAGLDGLELPVVTSEQGETLVQPTDAQLAGMLGLSTTPSLEMYDLAVIGGGPAGLAAAVYGASEGLRTVLIERTTTGGQAGRSSRIENYLGFETGISGAELTTSARRQAERFAAEVITTREVVGLDVSSLASKTLTFDDGRSITARSVILATGVDYRHLQVAGCWEDPDSVGNSYVGNGVFYGASVSQASECAGEDVYIVGGANSAGQAAMFMSQQAKSVTLLVRGKSLEASMSYYLIQQIENTPNISVRTCTEVVDTCGEDGHLTGLWLVNNATGEREHVESTRLCCFIGATPRTQWLENAGIARDDHGFILTGPDLKDVCGWNLDRPPHHLETSVPGVFVAGDVRAESAKRVAAAVGEGSMAVMLVHRYLAET, via the coding sequence ATGACTGGACCCGCTTCCCCGGCTCGCAATCCGGTGATTCTCACCGTGGACGATGATCCCGCAGTGTCCCGGGCCGTCGCCCGCGACCTGCGCAAACACTACGGTGAGCGCTATCGGATCGTACGCGCCGAATCTGGACAGGACGCGCTGGTCGCGATCAACGAGCTGCAGCTACGGGGCGACACCGTGGCGATGTTCATCGCGGACTACCAGATGCCGGAGATGAACGGCATCGACTTCCTGGAACTGGCCATGGACGTGTTCCCGCTGGCCCGCCGCGTGCTGCTGACCGCGTACGCGGACACCCACGCCGCGATCAACGCCATCAACCTGGTCGACCTGGACCACTACCTGCTCAAGCCGTGGGACCCGCCCGAGGAGAAGCTGTACCCGATCATCGACGGCCTGCTGGAGGCCTGGCATGAGGTCGGCGACCGCGCCGTCCCCCACACCAAGGTGATCGGCCACCGGTGGAATCCCCGCTCGTGGGAGGTCCGCCAGTTCCTGGCCCGCAACCAGCACTACTACCGCGCGTACGCGTCGGACGAGCCCAAGGGCAAGCAGCTGCTGACCGCCGCCGGCCTGGACGGGCTGGAGCTGCCGGTGGTGACCTCCGAGCAGGGCGAGACGCTGGTCCAGCCGACGGACGCGCAGCTGGCCGGAATGCTCGGCCTGTCGACCACACCGTCGTTGGAGATGTACGACCTGGCCGTCATCGGCGGCGGACCGGCCGGCCTGGCGGCCGCGGTGTACGGCGCGTCCGAGGGGCTGCGCACGGTCCTGATCGAGCGCACCACCACCGGCGGGCAGGCGGGCCGCAGCTCGCGCATCGAGAACTATTTGGGCTTCGAGACCGGCATCTCGGGCGCCGAGCTGACGACCTCGGCGCGGCGGCAGGCCGAGCGCTTCGCCGCCGAGGTCATCACCACCCGTGAGGTCGTCGGGCTGGACGTCTCGTCGCTGGCCAGCAAGACGCTGACCTTCGACGACGGCCGGAGTATCACCGCGCGGTCGGTCATCCTGGCCACCGGCGTCGACTACCGGCATCTGCAGGTCGCCGGGTGCTGGGAGGACCCCGACAGCGTCGGCAACAGCTATGTCGGCAACGGCGTCTTCTACGGCGCCTCGGTGTCGCAGGCCTCCGAATGCGCGGGCGAGGACGTCTACATCGTCGGCGGCGCGAACTCCGCCGGCCAGGCCGCGATGTTCATGTCGCAGCAGGCCAAGTCGGTGACGCTGCTGGTACGCGGCAAGTCGCTCGAGGCGTCGATGTCCTACTACCTGATCCAGCAGATCGAGAACACCCCGAACATCAGCGTCCGGACCTGCACCGAGGTGGTCGACACCTGCGGCGAGGACGGGCACCTGACCGGGCTGTGGCTGGTCAACAACGCCACCGGCGAGCGCGAGCACGTCGAGTCGACGCGCCTGTGCTGTTTCATCGGCGCCACCCCGCGCACCCAGTGGCTGGAGAACGCCGGCATCGCCCGCGACGACCACGGCTTCATCCTCACCGGCCCGGATCTCAAGGACGTCTGCGGCTGGAACCTGGACCGGCCGCCGCACCACTTGGAAACAAGTGTGCCCGGTGTGTTTGTTGCAGGAGATGTCCGCGCTGAATCGGCCAAACGGGTCGCAGCCGCGGTTGGCGAAGGCTCGATGGCAGTGATGCTGGTGCACCGGTATCTGGCCGAGACGTAG
- a CDS encoding CGNR zinc finger domain-containing protein, translating into MNFSHDTELTLRAACVLINSDRVDGDQLADLAALDGYLNDFGWTGRRDRDTAELAAVQALRERLGLLWAAADDEEAVVGQVNALLSDTRANPWLTRHPEMPEWHLHLAADQDPLAQRMGAEMAMALADLIRAGELRRLKTCAASDCTAVLIDMSRNRSRIFCDTGNCGNRQHVAAYRERRAREN; encoded by the coding sequence ATGAATTTCAGTCATGACACGGAGCTCACGCTGCGCGCGGCGTGCGTGTTGATCAACAGCGACCGGGTCGACGGCGACCAGCTGGCCGACCTGGCGGCCCTCGACGGGTATCTGAACGACTTCGGCTGGACGGGCCGGCGCGACCGGGACACCGCGGAGCTGGCCGCGGTGCAGGCCCTGCGCGAACGGCTCGGGTTGCTGTGGGCCGCGGCGGACGACGAGGAGGCGGTGGTCGGCCAGGTCAACGCCCTGCTCAGTGACACCCGCGCCAACCCCTGGCTGACGCGACACCCCGAGATGCCGGAATGGCACCTGCACCTGGCGGCCGACCAGGACCCGCTCGCCCAGCGCATGGGCGCCGAGATGGCGATGGCCCTGGCCGACCTGATCCGCGCCGGTGAACTGCGCCGGCTCAAGACGTGTGCGGCGTCGGACTGCACCGCGGTGCTGATCGACATGTCGCGCAACCGATCCCGCATCTTCTGCGACACCGGGAACTGCGGGAACCGCCAGCACGTCGCGGCGTACCGCGAACGCCGCGCCCGCGAGAACTGA
- a CDS encoding cutinase family protein gives MAGITVLTPPSLGAIGTAAAANCPDIEVTFARGTSEDPGLGRVGGAFVNQLRNKVGGRSVGAYAVVYPASYDFLAAADGANDASAHIQWMAENCPGTRQVLGGYSQGAAVMDVIGAIPVPGIGFNNPLPPEAAGHVAAIAVFGNPSAKLGLPLTASPVWGGKVIDLCNAGDPICQTDGQSVPAHKSYAGGPTNEAANFVAGLL, from the coding sequence ATGGCCGGCATCACTGTGCTGACGCCACCGTCCCTGGGTGCCATCGGCACCGCCGCCGCGGCCAACTGCCCCGACATCGAGGTGACGTTCGCCCGCGGCACGTCCGAAGATCCGGGCCTGGGCCGCGTCGGCGGCGCGTTCGTCAACCAGCTGCGCAACAAGGTCGGCGGCCGCTCGGTGGGCGCCTACGCCGTCGTCTACCCGGCGTCATACGACTTCCTGGCCGCCGCTGACGGCGCCAACGACGCCAGCGCCCACATCCAGTGGATGGCCGAGAACTGCCCAGGCACCCGGCAGGTGCTCGGCGGCTACTCGCAGGGCGCCGCGGTGATGGACGTCATCGGCGCCATCCCGGTTCCGGGCATCGGCTTCAACAACCCGCTGCCGCCCGAGGCCGCCGGCCACGTCGCGGCGATCGCGGTGTTCGGCAACCCGTCCGCCAAGTTGGGCCTGCCCCTGACGGCGAGCCCGGTGTGGGGCGGCAAGGTCATCGATCTGTGCAACGCGGGTGATCCGATCTGCCAGACCGACGGTCAGAGCGTGCCGGCGCACAAGAGCTATGCGGGTGGCCCGACCAACGAAGCGGCCAATTTCGTCGCCGGATTGTTGTAA
- a CDS encoding DMT family transporter codes for MIFAVASAFTFGMAGALGKSLIEAGWSPTAAVVARLTGGALVMAVVATILRRGWVREALSHKATVVAYGAIPIAGAQLCYFNAVTYLPVGVALLLEYAAPLLVVGWVWATTRRRPSTLTLAGVAIAIAGITLVLGLVGPGSHTGAQISLAGIGWGMGAAVCAACYFVMSDKASADGTGLHSITLATGGLLVGAATVALLGVSGVMPLTFTSHTTTLAGLSTSWLVPVIALAIVPTALAYTFGIMGIARLQPRFASLVGLSEVMFAVLAAWALLGEAITGIQLLGGAVVLAGLALARQGDRGEATWHDDWPDSPEGLPAGQTIGRS; via the coding sequence ATGATCTTTGCCGTCGCATCCGCCTTCACCTTCGGGATGGCCGGTGCCCTGGGCAAGTCCCTGATCGAGGCGGGCTGGAGCCCCACCGCCGCGGTGGTCGCCCGGCTGACCGGCGGCGCGCTGGTCATGGCCGTGGTCGCGACGATCCTGCGCCGCGGCTGGGTACGCGAAGCGCTGAGCCACAAAGCGACGGTCGTCGCCTACGGCGCCATCCCGATCGCGGGCGCCCAGCTGTGCTACTTCAATGCCGTCACCTATCTGCCGGTCGGCGTGGCACTGCTGCTCGAGTACGCCGCGCCCCTGCTGGTGGTCGGCTGGGTGTGGGCCACGACCCGGCGCCGCCCCAGCACGCTCACGCTCGCCGGTGTCGCGATCGCCATCGCCGGCATCACGCTGGTGCTCGGCCTGGTCGGGCCCGGCAGCCACACCGGCGCCCAGATCAGCCTCGCCGGGATCGGTTGGGGCATGGGCGCGGCCGTCTGCGCCGCCTGCTACTTCGTCATGTCCGACAAGGCCAGCGCCGACGGCACCGGCCTGCACTCCATCACCCTGGCCACCGGCGGCCTGCTGGTCGGCGCCGCGACGGTGGCACTGCTGGGTGTGTCGGGCGTCATGCCGCTCACCTTCACCAGCCACACCACCACGCTGGCCGGCCTGTCGACGTCCTGGCTGGTCCCCGTCATCGCCCTGGCCATCGTGCCGACCGCGCTGGCCTACACCTTCGGCATCATGGGCATCGCCCGCCTGCAGCCCCGGTTCGCCTCACTGGTCGGCCTGTCCGAGGTGATGTTCGCCGTCCTGGCGGCCTGGGCACTGCTGGGTGAGGCCATCACCGGCATCCAATTGCTGGGTGGCGCGGTGGTGCTGGCCGGCCTGGCGCTTGCCCGCCAGGGCGACCGCGGCGAAGCGACCTGGCATGACGATTGGCCCGACAGTCCGGAGGGTTTGCCAGCAGGTCAAACAATTGGCCGTAGCTGA